In Geoalkalibacter ferrihydriticus DSM 17813, the sequence AAAAAACCCCCTGGCCCTAAGCATTCGCGACGAGTCCGGCGGCAGGGGGAAGGGCTCATCCGGGGTGATCTCCAGGGCGACGAAGGGAGCGCTGGTGACTTGGAGCAGGATTTCAACCTGATCAAGGTCGCCGAGGACGGCTCTGATCCGTGTTTCGCCGGGATTCTGAGCCGTGACCCGGCCACGCTGGCCGGAAGCGTTGCTGATAGTGGCGACGTTGGGGTTGGTGGACGACCAGGTCACCAGGTCCGTCACCGCCTGGCTGCCGCCCGCACTGAGAAAGGCCTGGGCTTCCACCTGCAAGCTGGTGTTCAAGGCAATGCGGGGGGCGGCGGGAGTGAGGCTGAGGCCGGATGCCGGTGAGCCGACCACATTGAGGGTGCTGGTTGCGGTGTGCCCACCGAAAGTCCCCCTGATAGCGGTGTTTCCAGGGTTGAGGGTGGTAACCAGACCCTTGTCGTCAGCTGAATTGCCGACGCGGGCTACAGTCGAATTACTCGACGACCAGTCGACCTCGGCGGTCAGGTTGCGTTCTGCGCCGGAGGAGAAGGTTCCCTTCGCCTGAAAAGCAAAGGCGACCAGATTGGCCAGCGCCGGATTGCCCGGACTGAGGCTGAGGCTTTCCAGTTGAGCTTCGGCCACAGTTACGGGAATCACCGTCTCGGTGGCGCCGAAGCGGGCGAAGATCTGCGTTTCTCCAGGCGCGACGCCGGTCAGGCGCCCTTTGTTGGAAGGCTCGTTGCCGACCCTGGCGATGTCCGGATGCACGGACGACCAGTCGGCGTCGAAGGTCAGATCCTGATCGCCGCCTGCAAAGGAGCCCGTTGCCGCCAGTTGCATGCTGATTCCCTGGGGCAGTTCGGCTTGCGGCGGAGCAGTTGTCAAGGCGAGGATAAGGTCGTCGGTTATTGTGATGTCCAGGGATTGCCTGATGCCCTCAAACTCGGCGTGGATCTGCGTGGTTCCAGGCGCAAGACCACTCACCCTGCCGCGGGTCGGCGCCTGATTGCTGACGGCGGCAACCTGGGGATCACTCGATGACCAGAGAACCTCCTCTGTAATGGTGCGGGAAAACAAGCCTGAAAAATTTCCGATAGCGGTCAGTGGCGTAGA encodes:
- a CDS encoding Ig-like domain-containing protein, with amino-acid sequence MLFFLSHEINLKFLKNPEESMHLGRILIISVTLFIFWGCGESEDPSRPNTFTPLSSIEITAPLTSLAQGTSTPLTAIGNFSGLFSRTITEEVLWSSSDPQVAAVSNQAPTRGRVSGLAPGTTQIHAEFEGIRQSLDITITDDLILALTTAPPQAELPQGISMQLAATGSFAGGDQDLTFDADWSSVHPDIARVGNEPSNKGRLTGVAPGETQIFARFGATETVIPVTVAEAQLESLSLSPGNPALANLVAFAFQAKGTFSSGAERNLTAEVDWSSSNSTVARVGNSADDKGLVTTLNPGNTAIRGTFGGHTATSTLNVVGSPASGLSLTPAAPRIALNTSLQVEAQAFLSAGGSQAVTDLVTWSSTNPNVATISNASGQRGRVTAQNPGETRIRAVLGDLDQVEILLQVTSAPFVALEITPDEPFPLPPDSSRMLRARGFFADLSVQDISRDVTWNSTAPSIASVQNTGPERGRVRGLAPGSTLIQITFANLSSEIGLSVADLALESLALSPVERRVTAGQSLDFTLTGRFNDGRNRELTRDANWTSSESETAVISNEPGHQGTARGLSPGTAIIKAEFDNLEVETTLTVD